From a region of the Rhinopithecus roxellana isolate Shanxi Qingling chromosome 8, ASM756505v1, whole genome shotgun sequence genome:
- the LOC104678657 gene encoding ADP-ribose glycohydrolase OARD1: protein MASSLNEDPEGSRITYVKGDLFACPKTDSLAHCISEDCRMGAGIAVLFKKKFGGVQELLNQQKKSGEVAVLKRDGRYIYYLITKKRASHKPTYENLQKSLEAMKSHCLKNGVTDLSMPRIGCGLDHLQWENVSAMIEEVFEATDIKITVYTL from the coding sequence ATGGCCAGCAGCCTTAATGAAGATCCAGAAGGAAGCAGAATCACTTATGTGAAAGGAGACCTTTTTGCATGCCCTAAAACAGACTCTTTAGCCCACTGTATCAGTGAGGATTGTCGCATGGGTGCTGGGATAGCTGTCCTCTTCAAGAAGAAATTTGGAGGGGTGCAAGAACTTTTAAATCAACAAAAGAAATCTGGAGAAGTGGCTGTTCTGAAGAGAGATGGGCGATATATATATTACTTGATTACAAAGAAAAGGGCTTCGCACAAGCCAACTTATGAAAACTTACAGAAGAGTTTAGAGGCAATGAAGTCTCATTGTCTGAAGAATGGAGTCACCGACCTCTCCATGCCCAGGATTGGATGTGGTCTTGATCATCTGCAATGGGAAAATGTATCTGCGATGATCGAGGAGGTATTTGAGGCAACAGACATCAAAATTACTGTGTACACACTCTGA
- the LOC104678659 gene encoding 60S ribosomal protein L17, with the protein MVRYSLDPENPTKSCKSRGSNLRVHFKNTRETAQAIKGMHIRKATKYLKDVTLQKQCVPFRRYNGGVGRCAQAKQWGWTQGRWPKKSAEFLLHMLKNAESNAELKGLDVDSLVIEHIQVNKAPKMRRRTYRAHGRINPYMSSPCHIEMILTEKEQIVPKPEEEVAQKKKISQKKLKKQKLMARE; encoded by the coding sequence ATGGTTCGCTATTCACTTGACCCGGAGAACCCCACGAAATCATGCAAATCAAGAGGTTCCAATCTTCGTGTTCACTTTAAGAACACTCGTGAAACTGCCCAGGCCATCAAGGGTATGCATATTCGAAAAGCCACGAAGTATCTGAAAGATGTCACTTTACAGAAACAGTGCGTACCATTCCGACGTTACAATGGTGGAGTTGGCAGGTGTGCCCAGGCCAAGCAGTGGGGCTGGACACAAGGTCGATGGCCCAAAAAGAGTGCTGAATTTTTGCTGCACATGCTTAAAAACGCAGAGAGTAATGCTGAACTTAAGGGTTTAGATGTAGATTCTCTGGTCATCGAGCATATCCAAGTGAACAAAGCACCTAAAATGCGCCGACGGACCTACAGAGCTCATGGTCGGATTAACCCATACATGAGCTCTCCCTGCCACATTGAGATGATCCTTACTGAAAAGGAACAGATTGTTCCTAAACCAGAAGAGGAGGTTGCCCAGAAGAAAAAGATAtcccagaagaaactgaagaaacaaaaacttatggCACGGGAGTAA